The following coding sequences lie in one Pseudarthrobacter phenanthrenivorans Sphe3 genomic window:
- a CDS encoding LLM class flavin-dependent oxidoreductase has translation MSAPESGPRQLHLNAFLMSTGHHEASWRLPESNSSASTDVKHFQRLAKVAERGKLDSIFFADSPVLHGNVAQRPYTSLEPTVLLAAIAAVTERIGLIATASTTYNEPYNLARRFASVDHISGGRAGWNVVTTAGDAAARNFSLAGQPGHSQRYERAAEFLDVAQKLWDSWEDGAVVADKGAGVWADPFRVHAANHEGKHFQVEGALDVPRSVQGRPVVVQAGSSEDGKEFASRYAEAVFTAHQTLSDAQDFYADLKRRTTAAGRDPGSLKILPGIVPVIAASEAEALKLERELDELILPEHARRQLANVLRVAPESLKLDAQLPADLPSEDKIEGAKSRYTLIVNLARREHLTVRQLIGRLGGGRGHRTFSGTPDQVADAIQDWFQAGAADGFNIMPPVLPSGLEIFVDQVVPILQDRGLFRSEYAGRTLREHYGLAIPVNSHNPVPQPA, from the coding sequence AGCTGCACCTGAACGCATTCCTAATGAGTACCGGCCATCACGAGGCATCGTGGCGGCTGCCGGAGAGCAACAGTTCCGCCAGCACGGACGTGAAGCATTTCCAGCGGCTGGCCAAGGTTGCGGAGCGCGGAAAGCTGGATTCGATCTTCTTCGCCGACTCACCGGTGCTGCACGGGAATGTGGCCCAGCGGCCGTACACCAGCCTGGAGCCGACTGTCCTGCTCGCGGCCATAGCGGCCGTTACCGAGCGGATCGGGCTGATTGCCACCGCCTCCACCACCTACAACGAGCCGTACAACCTGGCGCGGCGGTTCGCCTCGGTGGACCACATCAGCGGGGGCAGGGCCGGCTGGAACGTGGTGACCACAGCTGGTGACGCCGCAGCCCGGAACTTCTCGCTGGCTGGCCAGCCGGGCCACTCGCAGCGGTACGAACGGGCTGCGGAGTTCCTGGACGTGGCGCAAAAACTTTGGGACAGCTGGGAAGACGGCGCTGTGGTGGCCGACAAGGGCGCCGGAGTGTGGGCAGACCCCTTCCGGGTGCACGCGGCCAACCACGAGGGTAAGCATTTCCAGGTGGAAGGCGCCTTGGATGTCCCCAGATCCGTCCAGGGGCGCCCGGTCGTGGTCCAGGCCGGCTCCTCCGAGGACGGGAAGGAGTTCGCATCCCGGTACGCGGAGGCGGTATTCACTGCCCATCAGACCCTCTCCGATGCGCAGGATTTCTATGCCGACCTGAAGAGACGGACGACGGCGGCCGGCCGGGACCCGGGATCCCTCAAGATCCTGCCGGGCATTGTTCCCGTCATCGCCGCCTCCGAGGCCGAAGCCCTGAAGCTGGAGCGCGAGTTGGATGAATTAATCCTGCCCGAACACGCCCGGCGGCAGCTCGCTAACGTGCTGCGTGTGGCACCCGAATCCTTGAAGCTGGACGCCCAGCTTCCGGCAGACCTCCCATCCGAGGACAAGATCGAGGGAGCCAAAAGCCGGTACACGCTGATCGTAAACCTGGCGCGCCGTGAACATCTCACCGTGCGGCAGCTCATTGGTCGGCTGGGCGGGGGCCGCGGGCACCGGACGTTCTCCGGCACTCCCGACCAGGTCGCGGACGCCATCCAGGATTGGTTCCAGGCAGGTGCGGCCGACGGATTCAATATCATGCCACCGGTATTGCCCTCCGGGTTGGAGATTTTCGTGGACCAGGTGGTCCCAATTTTGCAGGACCGTGGCCTGTTCCGGAGCGAATACGCGGGACGCACACTGCGCGAACACTACGGTCTCGCCATACCTGTCAACTCCCACAACCCGGTGCCACAGCCTGCGTAG